AGATATCCCACCGCTACGGTAGGCAGAAAATAGAATCTCATCGTTTTTATAATCAGTAGGCTTCAAGTACACCGTTGCTCCGTTGGAGAGCTCAAGTACCTTGACCTCTATACGGTCGTAGGTAGACACCTTGGTTACTTTCCCTCCCTCTGGTAGCTCCTTGACCAAATCCGTGTCGACAGCTACTTCGGCCAATGGATCCATTTGCTTTTGCTCAATCTCTGCTACCCAAGCTAGTATTTCTTCTTTCGTTGGTAGAGTCAAACCTTCCAATTCCGGCGCAGTGATGTAGAGCACTCTGTTCTCTGCCTTGATCCAATTCCCAATGATGCTGTTGATTTCCTCAATGGTGATTCCTTCGATATTTTCTTTCAAAAACTCATATTCAAAAGTAATCCCAGGCACAGGTTCGTGCTCTAAAAAATGCCGTATCAACTCATCTGCCAAAGATTCGGACTTGGACTTGTCACGCTCTTTGTAGGCACTTTCATACGCTTCGAGCGTATTGAGCTTGGCTGTATGGAGCTCCGACGCATTGAATCCATGAAGCTCTACTCTTCGGATTTCCTCGAGCAGAGTCACTATACCAGACTTGATATCGTCCGGTTTGGTCACCGAATACCCCGAAAACGCCGTGGTTTTTCGAGATACAGGGGAACCTATGTACGTACCTGCATAAAGGTAAGGAGGATTGGCTGACTGTAGCAGATCACTCAAGCGCTGGTTCATCATCTCCAAAAACAGCGCCTGTACATAACTCTTGCGAAACTGCTCTAAAGTCTTAAACTCCTGCGCCTCGGACTTGTACATGATATTGAAAAGAATGTTGGTCGCTTCAGGATCAGAAGCAATTGCAATCAATGGTTCTTTGTTTTTGGGAAGATCAAACTCTTCTCTCTGTCTTTGTTTGTCTGGATTCCTCAACCCCGAAAAATGCGTCTTTATACGCTCCTCCATCTTGTCCACATCGATATCTCCGACCGCTACGACAGCCATCAAGTCTGGGCGATACCAGTCTTCGTAGTACCGAACGATCGTCTTTCTATCAAAGGTTTCTAAAATCTCTTTCTTACCTATGGGTAGTCTCTCCGCATATTTTGACCCTTTAAATATCACTGGAAGATACTCTTGGAGCATCCGTGTTTGGGCTCCTTGCCCAAGACGCCACTCTTCGATAACAACCCCTCTTTCTTTGTCTATCTCCTCTTGGGCAAAATTCAAATTACCTGCCCAATCTTCGAGGATAGTCAGGCCACTTTCGAGTATCTCTTCATCATCAGACGGTATCGGCAAGATGTACACCGTCTCATCAAATGAGGTATAGGCATTGAGATGGGCACCAAACTTCACACCCACAGACTGCAGGTAGCTCACCAAGTCATTCTTTCCAAAATGCTTTGAACCATTGAATGCCATGTGCTCCGTAAAATGCGCCAAGCCTTGCTGATCATCATCCTCCAAAATCGAACCCGCATTGACAACAAGTCGAAGCTCCACGCGGTTCTCTGGTTTCGTGTTTTGTTTGATATAATAAGTGAGCCCATTTTCCAATGTCCCCATACGAACACTGGGATCAAAAGGAATCAACTGTTCGGTCGGTTCCTGAGCCAATACAGACCCAAAACACAACATCATCGCTAGCAATAGTGCATGGCACTTCATCGATGAGAATACTTTCATAATTTGAGGTTTAGGATAAAACTAAAAACAGCTTGCGCCGCACTATTTGGATTTTAATCGAATGTAAAACGTGGCATATGTCCGATTGACCTTCACTTCCACACACACACCCTTTTTATAGGTATAGGTATTGTCACCATCTTCTGATTCTAGATGGTAGACATGATTGCCTCGGTTCTCTATGATTAGGTTTGTGCCAAAAATCTGCGAGAACACCTCTCCCTTGCCTACCGGCTCTGAAAAATAAATCTCTGGAATTGAATACTTCACTCCCGTAGATTCGAAGTGCAAGAAATCACTATCTCGCTCGATGTGGTAATACCCCTTTCGTCTTTCTACTTTGGATTCCTTTTGGGTCGCACCATTGAGGGTACTCAGCGCGTGCCCCGAATAAAGTACACCATTGACATAAGTCTCCGTCAAATTGTAATCCACCCTCAGTTTGACTACCACCCGAAAATGAGTCACACTTGAGATCGAATAAAACATCGAATCCCCCTTAACGATACGCTTAGCGGTCATGTTGCCGATTACATTTCCCCCTTTGACGATTTCATAATTCAGAGTCTGAGCAGATGAGCTCATAATTCCCCATCCAAGGACAAAAACAAACAAACAAGTGGCTTTTCGCAATGAGAATTTCAAGTAATTCAGGTTTATTTCAATGACACGATTAATCCGTATTGAAGTTTGAAGATAAAGCAAAATTGGAGAGTATAAAATTCTACAGTCAATAGATTTGTCACATTTGACCTCCTCATATTTATATCTTCCTCATCCTTTAGAATTTAGGATTCGAAGGGCAAATAATTCTATCTTTGCGCCATGGGCACGAACGTTGGTTTAAAAGATTTGAGGAAGGTCCCTCAAGAGGATATTAGTCTGTTTTTGAAAGAAATCGGAGAAAAGCCTTTCCGAGCTAAGCAGATCAAAGAATGGATTTGGAAAAAATCAGCCAAATCCATTGACGACATGACCAACATCTCCCTCAAGACCAGAGACCTACTTAAGGCCCACTACGTGATCAAGCCTGTCTCCGTAGACAAGGAACAAAAAAGCTCCGACGGTACCATCAAGTCGGCCATGAAACTACACGACGACCATGTCGTCGAAAGCGTCCTCATCCCCGCTGACAGTCGCATGACTGCCTGTGTCTCATCACAAGTAGGCTGTTCGTTGAGTTGTAAATTTTGTGCGACAGGATACATGGACCGTGCACGCAACCTTGACGCTTCTGAGATCTACGACCAAGTGGTAGCAGTCAACAATCAATCTCTCGAAAACTACAATACCCCACTCTCCAACATCGTATACATGGGCATGGGAGAACCTCTCCTCAACTATGCCAACGTACTCGAGTCCATCAAACACATCACTTCGCCCGAAGGACTCAACATGAGCCCAAAACGGATCACAGTCTCTACGGCTGGCATCTCCAAAATGATTAGAAAACTGGCTGACGATCAGGTCAAATTTAACCTCGCCCTATCCCTCCATGCGGCCAACGACGAGAAGCGAAACAAGATCATGCCTATCAACGAGTCCAATACGCTCGATGTATTGCGGGATGCCTTGAACTACTTCTACCAAAAGACCAACAACAAAATAACCTTCGAGTACATTTTATTTTACGACTTCAACGATTCGATCCAAGATGCCCAAGAGCTCTACGAGTTTTGGAAGCGCGTACCCGCTCGCATCAATATCATCGAATACAACCCCATCGCTGAAGCCAACTACAAAAACGCCGATGACACAACCTTAGATAAATTCATAGACTACCTGCAAAACAAAGGGGTAAATGTACACGTACGCCGCAGCAGAGGAAAAGACATCGATGCGGCTTGTGGTCAACTGGCTAACAAAAGTTAAATCAAATCTAGCCACTATTAGCCCCAAGCCTCACCACATCCAATTTGAGAAGGAGCATTTTCTCTCGGAGAGCAGGATAGCGTTCGGGTTCGATACGTCCCCTTAGCAGACAACTTGCCGTAAATTCTTGCCCTTTGATTTCTACACCAAAATCGTTGAGGACTCGCATCACGTCTTGTGTTTGTTCATAAGGATACTCCAAAGTAAAATCCGTTTTGATCTCAACCGTAAGAATCTCAGCGTGAGACAATGCGTCCTCAGCTGCCGTTTTGTAAGCATGGACTAAACCACTCACTCCTAGTTTAGTCCCGCCAAAGTACCGCACGACCACCACCAGCGTATCTACCAAATCCAAAGACCGAATCTGTCCGAGGATAGGATCCCCAGCCGAATGATTCGGTTCTCCATCATCATTGGCTCGAATCAATTGCTGATTACCCTCATTGATGATGTGAGCAAAACAATGGTGTCTCGCATCATAATATTTCTTCTTTAATTCGTCTACCCTCTCTTTGACCTCATCAATGGAACCTACCGGATAGGCATAAGCCAAAAACTTACTCCCCTTCTCTTTGTAGAACCCCTCTGCTTCCGCTTTTATGACACGATACGTTTCCACCATCAATCCAATCGCTCCAATCTCTCTTTTGCCTCTTTGGTCACCAAATCACTCTCATCAACCTCTACAGCAAGCTTGTAGTAGTTGATCGCTTGATTTACTTTGCCCTGACGCTCCATGATTCTCCCCATCCCTACGAAAGCCAAGCTCTTGTAGTACTCTCCACGATCCGGGTCCGTATTCCCAGAAGCTATGGCCTTATGGTAATATTTTTCGGCCATTTCATCTGAGCCTTGGATTTTTTCTTGGTAGATAGCAGTAAAAACCTCCCCACACATGCGAAAATATGCTTTCGGATTGCCAAGCAAGGTTTTCACCAAAGGCATAGCCGTCTGGTAATCCCCAATAGCCATCAATCCCTCGATGTATTTCGCCTTGAAATAGGTGTTTCGTGGATATTCATAGTGCAGCTTCTTCAAGTAAAACAACGCCTTGTGCGGGTTGTTTTCATAGCGCAAATAGATATAAGCCGTGTAAAGATGGGCTTCTGCTCTAACGATGGTACTCTGATACACCGCACTATCAAGTTGCTTCAAGCCCAAAGCCTTGTTTCCCGATTTGAAAAACCACAAAAATGGAGAGTAGACAGGGTGGCGCTCTGGGTATTTTTCACGAAAATAATTGTACAGGCCTGCCAAAAAATAGAACTCTGGACTCTGCTCCGTTTGCTCCATGGTCACGGTAATCAAGTTATAAGTCTTCTTGGCTTGGGTCACGGATTTCATGTAGCTTCCTTCTCGAGCCAGATACTCTGCCAACAACCCATGTGCAGACATTTTGAAAAACAAACCGTCGAGATCATCAGGATCCTGTTCAATCAACTTTTCAGAATATGCAATCACCTTTTCGAGTTGGGCTTGATGCGCAGGATAAGTAGGACTCGTAGTACGGATCGGTTGATCCTGCCAAGCTATATTCATCGCGCGCATCATCGGGATCACAGGGTGCTTGGGCAGTCTCAGTTCCATTTTCTTGATCAAAAGCTCCGCCGAGTCAGGGGACTCGTTGTACACATAGCTCGCTACTTCCTTGACCTGTGAGAGTATCTCTTGGTCATGCAAAACAGGCAGCTTCTGAGCTTGAAGCACTCCATGGCCAACCAAGCAAATCGATATCAATACTATCAGTCGTCTTCTCAAGTAATTGTGATTTAATCCAGAGGGCAGCAGTGCAATTAACATACCAACCTATATCTTTGGTCAACTCCAATTTCTCAAAAAAAATTGTAGAAGGACCGTTTCAAATTTATGCTTTTTAATGAAGAAAAATATTGTACTGCCAATGAAATAGCACCGCGTATTCTCTTTGATTGGCAAAGCAAACGTGGCACTTCTCAATCCAGACTCATACTTCACACTCACGCAGGCCAAGCGACTTCCTTACCCCGGTCTCCGTATGCCGGTTTTCGGACCACAGGCTCGTTGACCCCTACGGATGCAGACGAGATGATCGACGCACTCCTCAACTTCCTCACCTCTCACCAAATCCAGCATCTCGAAATCAAGCAAGCTCCTGCTTTCATCCACCCCACTCACAGCAAGGTATTGCACGAGGCATTATCACTTCATGGGTTCTCTCATCGATCAGACATCAACCATCACATCGATCTCATGGCATTTACCCCTTCTTCATTTCACAAAATGGAGCAGCGAAAAGTCAAAAAATGCTTGAAAGCAGGCTTTGCTTTCGCCAAGGAAGACATCAGTCAGGCATCCCATATCCACTCATTTATCTGTAGGTGCAGACAGCAGCAAAAGCTCGACATCAACATCCCTGCTCCCCGATTCTTACATTTGATTGAGCAACTGCCTACTTGTTTTGATCTATACACCGTTCGTGACTCACAGGCCACCTTACTCGCTGCAACAGTCACAGTACAAGTCAGCCCCCAGGTCGTCTACAACTTCTTACCTGCCTTTGACAGGACATATGGTGCATTCAGTCCATTGGCACTCCTTCATCATCAACTGATCCACGATTTGCAACACAACCATGTTTCTACACTAGATCTTGGCATCTCCTCTTTGGACGGCAAACCGCAAAGCAACCTTGCCAAGTTCAAAGAACGCATCGGAGGCATCCCAGGCTTCCGAAACACCTACACAAGACATATGTAGCTATGTCTTTTCGCATATTGAACTAGAAGTCATGGTGTTACCCCGTTTTTTTGTTATTTTGCCAACTAACAACCATTAGTCTCAAATTTGAAAAGTATAATATCCATTTTATTCTTAGTTCTTACGACGAGCTATGTCTTTGCTGGAGACACTACTGGCAAAAGCGAAAAAGACAAAGTAGAAAAAGAGAACTACAAGTATGACCCAGACACACACAAATCTGGCGAAACTACTCTCGAGAAAACTGAAACAGCGCGCGAAACAAAAACGAGCCAAAACGAGTCTCAATCAGAAAATGATCCGGACTCAAGTTACTACTCGGTCAACAAATTCAACTACTTGTTTTACTTCGTCTACAAAATCAAATACATGAGTGATGAGGTCCCAGAGGTAGAATTAGGGTTGTAAGCCTCAATGGCTTAGTGCCTTTTTTGCTTACCCCCTTTGCGTCTAAACGTAGAAGGACCTCCCTCAAACGTAATATAAAACGCTAAAGTATGGATAGTCAGGCGCTTCATGGGCGCATTGAAGTCGTTGGTTGCCGAATCTCCATCTAGTACATTGACTAGTCCAAACGAATACCTAAGTTCTGGTGAAAACTTAAACAAAGGCTGGTACAGATCCATCCCCACGCCAATATCAAGAGACAAGTTATATCCCTTCGTTTGCAGTCTTTCTATCGAATTGTCTTTATCCTTTGAGCTCGTCGCTTTGATCGCCGGATTGACCCCTCCCAAAAAATACATCCTTCGATTTCTACGTCGGACCGACTTGTACTTGAGCAAAATAGGAAACTCCACATAAGTCGGATCCTGTATATCACTGACACTCGTCCCATCCGAATACCTGTATTCTAATTCCAGCTGGTTGAATGCCACCGTAGGACTAAACCGAATATCCAATGTCTCCATCAAATGATAGTCAACGACAAATCCAATCTTGAAACCTGGATTGCTCGGTGGCACGACCGAATGCAAAGTATCATAACTAGGCGTCACGAAAGCATCGACATACTGGGACTGATAAGCGGAAGTATGCATGCCTAGCATAAACCCAAAATGCCAACGTTGCTCATCAAAATTGGGCAAATTAACGGAATTGATCTGAGCCTGCGACACATTGGGGATTACCCCCCAAAATACCACCAAAGCGAAGACTACTTTATAGCTGTGTAAATAGAGCTGATGCCGAAAGTAAGTGGAATACATTTAGTTTGTTTAAATCCTAATTTGTCCAAAATCCCTGTAAACTCCTTCCCAAAAGGAAACTCCTGAACGGATTCTGGCAAGTAAGTATACGCAGAATTATCTTTTGATACCAATTTGCCAATCATGGGCAAAACAGCCTTAGAGTAGAAACTGTAGAGCTGTTTCATAGGAAATGCTGTAGGGTTCGAGAATTCAAGAATCACCACCATACCGCCATCCTTTAGCACTCTACGCATGTCTGCAAGCCCTTTTTCCAAATCTTGAAAATTGCGTACACCAAAAGCAACGACTACTGCATCAAAGGTATTGTCCTCAAACAACAACTGCTCAGAATCCCCCATAGACATTTCGATGCGATCGTCATAGCCAAGACGTTTCATCTTTTCTCTACCCATCTCTAGCATACCTTCAGAGATGTCCACGCCAGTGATTCGCTCTGGGTTCAATGTCAATGCTTCGATCGCTAGATCGCCCGTTCCTGTTGCTACATCCAAGATCAATTTGGGCTGATGTGCTTTGAGTTGGCGAATCGCCTTCTTTCTCCAAAGAATGTCTATTCCCATACTCAAGAAGTGATTCAAAAAATCATAGCGCTTGCTGATACTGTTAAACATCTCCGCGACTTGCTCCTTTTTACTGCCCTCTTTGTCTTTATAAGGTAATACTGTCAATTTCCTACTGTTTTATGGACTGCAATATTAAGCAGTTAGCCCTTGAATCTTTCCGAAAAAAATGGAAATATAATGACATAAAGGTGCGCATATCCACAATTATCCATTTAAGCACATAATTTTGCAGCTATGAAAATCAAATCAGCAGAGTTCGTCATCAGCAATACCGACATC
The DNA window shown above is from Reichenbachiella sp. 5M10 and carries:
- a CDS encoding pitrilysin family protein, producing MKVFSSMKCHALLLAMMLCFGSVLAQEPTEQLIPFDPSVRMGTLENGLTYYIKQNTKPENRVELRLVVNAGSILEDDDQQGLAHFTEHMAFNGSKHFGKNDLVSYLQSVGVKFGAHLNAYTSFDETVYILPIPSDDEEILESGLTILEDWAGNLNFAQEEIDKERGVVIEEWRLGQGAQTRMLQEYLPVIFKGSKYAERLPIGKKEILETFDRKTIVRYYEDWYRPDLMAVVAVGDIDVDKMEERIKTHFSGLRNPDKQRQREEFDLPKNKEPLIAIASDPEATNILFNIMYKSEAQEFKTLEQFRKSYVQALFLEMMNQRLSDLLQSANPPYLYAGTYIGSPVSRKTTAFSGYSVTKPDDIKSGIVTLLEEIRRVELHGFNASELHTAKLNTLEAYESAYKERDKSKSESLADELIRHFLEHEPVPGITFEYEFLKENIEGITIEEINSIIGNWIKAENRVLYITAPELEGLTLPTKEEILAWVAEIEQKQMDPLAEVAVDTDLVKELPEGGKVTKVSTYDRIEVKVLELSNGATVYLKPTDYKNDEILFSAYRSGGISVASDEDYWSASFASSIISLSGVGDYSYTQLQKALAGKSLGVSPYLSDLESGFSGNASPKDLETMLQLVFLYFTQVRTDEEAFQSLMQRNKAVLANVLSNPNYYFQDRMARIMSQGHLRGGGVPSVEDLEKVDRDAAIAFFKTQFTQPGDFTYWFVGNYDEGTLIPLIERYLGGGTASVEKMSWVDRGIRPPTGMVSEAIYKGSEPKSSVVMTFSEQKKYKRKDSYYIKAFSEVLDIKLIEILREEKGGVYGVGASGQGHLRPYEHYSTQIQFPCAPENVDTLVRAALDVVRDIQQNGVSEEDLNKIKETQRRDMELNWKENGFWLGAMKSYVKNDLDLSKINELNERIEELSAKDIQTAAKKYVDTEEYIRIVLYPETTE
- a CDS encoding DUF6134 family protein, with translation MSSSAQTLNYEIVKGGNVIGNMTAKRIVKGDSMFYSISSVTHFRVVVKLRVDYNLTETYVNGVLYSGHALSTLNGATQKESKVERRKGYYHIERDSDFLHFESTGVKYSIPEIYFSEPVGKGEVFSQIFGTNLIIENRGNHVYHLESEDGDNTYTYKKGVCVEVKVNRTYATFYIRLKSK
- the rlmN gene encoding 23S rRNA (adenine(2503)-C(2))-methyltransferase RlmN — protein: MGTNVGLKDLRKVPQEDISLFLKEIGEKPFRAKQIKEWIWKKSAKSIDDMTNISLKTRDLLKAHYVIKPVSVDKEQKSSDGTIKSAMKLHDDHVVESVLIPADSRMTACVSSQVGCSLSCKFCATGYMDRARNLDASEIYDQVVAVNNQSLENYNTPLSNIVYMGMGEPLLNYANVLESIKHITSPEGLNMSPKRITVSTAGISKMIRKLADDQVKFNLALSLHAANDEKRNKIMPINESNTLDVLRDALNYFYQKTNNKITFEYILFYDFNDSIQDAQELYEFWKRVPARINIIEYNPIAEANYKNADDTTLDKFIDYLQNKGVNVHVRRSRGKDIDAACGQLANKS
- a CDS encoding YigZ family protein: MVETYRVIKAEAEGFYKEKGSKFLAYAYPVGSIDEVKERVDELKKKYYDARHHCFAHIINEGNQQLIRANDDGEPNHSAGDPILGQIRSLDLVDTLVVVVRYFGGTKLGVSGLVHAYKTAAEDALSHAEILTVEIKTDFTLEYPYEQTQDVMRVLNDFGVEIKGQEFTASCLLRGRIEPERYPALREKMLLLKLDVVRLGANSG
- a CDS encoding lipopolysaccharide assembly protein LapB; the protein is MRRRLIVLISICLVGHGVLQAQKLPVLHDQEILSQVKEVASYVYNESPDSAELLIKKMELRLPKHPVIPMMRAMNIAWQDQPIRTTSPTYPAHQAQLEKVIAYSEKLIEQDPDDLDGLFFKMSAHGLLAEYLAREGSYMKSVTQAKKTYNLITVTMEQTEQSPEFYFLAGLYNYFREKYPERHPVYSPFLWFFKSGNKALGLKQLDSAVYQSTIVRAEAHLYTAYIYLRYENNPHKALFYLKKLHYEYPRNTYFKAKYIEGLMAIGDYQTAMPLVKTLLGNPKAYFRMCGEVFTAIYQEKIQGSDEMAEKYYHKAIASGNTDPDRGEYYKSLAFVGMGRIMERQGKVNQAINYYKLAVEVDESDLVTKEAKERLERLD
- a CDS encoding GNAT family N-acetyltransferase — translated: MLFNEEKYCTANEIAPRILFDWQSKRGTSQSRLILHTHAGQATSLPRSPYAGFRTTGSLTPTDADEMIDALLNFLTSHQIQHLEIKQAPAFIHPTHSKVLHEALSLHGFSHRSDINHHIDLMAFTPSSFHKMEQRKVKKCLKAGFAFAKEDISQASHIHSFICRCRQQQKLDINIPAPRFLHLIEQLPTCFDLYTVRDSQATLLAATVTVQVSPQVVYNFLPAFDRTYGAFSPLALLHHQLIHDLQHNHVSTLDLGISSLDGKPQSNLAKFKERIGGIPGFRNTYTRHM
- a CDS encoding porin family protein, which translates into the protein MYSTYFRHQLYLHSYKVVFALVVFWGVIPNVSQAQINSVNLPNFDEQRWHFGFMLGMHTSAYQSQYVDAFVTPSYDTLHSVVPPSNPGFKIGFVVDYHLMETLDIRFSPTVAFNQLELEYRYSDGTSVSDIQDPTYVEFPILLKYKSVRRRNRRMYFLGGVNPAIKATSSKDKDNSIERLQTKGYNLSLDIGVGMDLYQPLFKFSPELRYSFGLVNVLDGDSATNDFNAPMKRLTIHTLAFYITFEGGPSTFRRKGGKQKRH
- the ubiE gene encoding bifunctional demethylmenaquinone methyltransferase/2-methoxy-6-polyprenyl-1,4-benzoquinol methylase UbiE, translated to MTVLPYKDKEGSKKEQVAEMFNSISKRYDFLNHFLSMGIDILWRKKAIRQLKAHQPKLILDVATGTGDLAIEALTLNPERITGVDISEGMLEMGREKMKRLGYDDRIEMSMGDSEQLLFEDNTFDAVVVAFGVRNFQDLEKGLADMRRVLKDGGMVVILEFSNPTAFPMKQLYSFYSKAVLPMIGKLVSKDNSAYTYLPESVQEFPFGKEFTGILDKLGFKQTKCIPLTFGISSIYTAIK